aaaaacaaccatatatatatatagactcaCCTGCTCTAAAATGGATGACTGTACAGCAGAATCTAACACACTGCCATCAGACTTCACCTGCAGCCTCACTATCTTCTGTTCCCACATCGGTGGAACTGAGGAACAAAGTGGACAATCATCACATCCTTTAGTAAAAGTGTGATATGAAAATTTTCGACTTAACATCAGGATTTTATGGgaattatgaattatgaattttttctCATTGCCATAGCtgctgatgtgatgatgtgacatTATATACAATCACTATGTTCAGATGTGAAGGCGTACGATGATCTAAATATTGCAGGATTATTGACATGTGAAGTGTTCTTTTGTATGAGCTGTactataataatacatttaaatgttattttaaatcTTAATAACTCATTTATTTTAGGTTTAAGGTTAgggctaggtgtgtgtgtgataatcaAGGAAGTCATGTAAATATAATGAAGTGTTTTATCACATCAGACGGAGCAGAAGACGAGGAAACAGAAGACTTACAGCTGTGACAGATGAAGTAGTAAAGGTTGGTGCACGCTTCATCACTGAACACTCTgttatacactgcactacagtCTTCATCTCTATAATAATTATCGGGTTGTCCGGAACTCCACTGGAGGTCAGTAGGGATGGTTCCATCTGACCACTTCCATGTGTCCCTGAACAGCCCCATCCAGGAGCTACCCTGTGTAGATGCCACCTGCTGTAGCAGGTCATTGTCCGTCTGATTGAATGCGCTGGCCAGGTCAGTGTGAAATGTTCTGCAGTAAGTCTGAGCCTCAGTCCAGCTCATCAGAGGACTAGAGACACCAACGAAGCGGTCAGCACCAGTTTTACCAGCTGTGAAGGACAGTGAGATTAGCTTCCTGCTTCAATCGAATctaatagtatttatttatttatttatttatttgtttgtttgtttgtttgtttgtttgtttgtgtgcagAATTATTCTGAGATATCAGCCATTCCAGTCAACAAGACTCATCTAAATTATTTAGatgaattatattaaattaatttagttAGCAACTAAATCCATTTGAAacttatttaaacatttttaaacagaTTATGGAAATTCCCAGTGCAAATGAAATTAGGAAGTGGATGAGATTCATGTGTAAATGATAGATTATGGCCTTATAGGCCATCATTGTTGCATTAATTCAGTCTTCATCCTAAGTGATGATTGGCTCTCTGACAAGCATTTATTAGCTCTGATTTTATACCTGAGGTGAAATCAGGGTGTTGACTCACCGCTGTAGCATATAAAGGGATTGGGGTCTGCGCAGGGTTCATCATACCAGTATCCCTGTGAATCTATGATCGCACACGACTGATTGCCGCCCTCATTATTCGGCTCGTGAGGTTTCCACTTCTGTAGAACAGTATTCTTCAGGTCGTTTAAGGACCAGCGCCAGCTATCAATGTCGTTGTAGAGTCCGATCCAGGCGGATGAGGTCAGATTATTACTTTCCAGTTCTTTCTTCAATCTCATCAAATCTTTTTTAGTTACGATGGTTGCCAGATCCGAGTACATCCCTCTGCAGTAACTCTGTGCATCAGTCCATGATGCCTTTGTCATGACCACGTGGTATGTGTGGCGGACAGGAGGTTTGGAAGCAGCAGCTGGAGGAGATGTTAGATTATGGTTAACATCTACGGGTTACGGTCCAAGACTAATCGGAGACTTCCTGTGATATACTGCTTCACTTAAaaattttctgcttttttctggCTCATTTTAAAGTGCATtagaaaatcattcattatgTTCCTGCTTCCTGATGCGTatgttttggttttaaatttctgtattttttcacttttaagCAATAAAACCTGCGCTTCAGTGAAACCCCATCACTCTGCTGTGCTGTATCACAGGAGACTGCATGACATTAGTttctttggtaaaaaaaaaaagtttctcatCGGGCgtaaataccagaaatgtaaaagataagaacatttaaatataaaataaatgtaactacaTGACAGTGATAAGTGATATATAAATAATCAGTTCTTACCAGAGAAACACAAGAGGAAAAGAACCAGCTTCATGACAGACTAGCAGCTGTGgataaaaaaacccaaagaattaaaatgatttataatcacacatgATGGCGGATAATAAACAAAGGAAACTATATCAATACTAAAATACTATAATTTATATCAATACTATAAACTATATCAGAAGGAACAATGATCAGTGTAAAATTTAAAATAGTCATTAATCAAATTTCTGAACTCGGCAGATAGCGATAAGCTCACAGTAAGAACGTCATGcagttaaatgtgtttattctgtttccATGTCCAGATTAAACCTCACATCACGCCAGAGAATGTCACCGAGATCGCTTTACTCCAGAGTCGATCATAAAAAAGATATATACGGTAAATTTACACAGTACAGGATTTTAAGGATCTTCAACATTAAGGTTTAAAATAGTCTAAAGATTTAAAGTGCTAAAATGTACCTTTAAGACTGAAGGCAGTGTCCTTTCACTGGCTTTGTAAGGTTCAGGCCAGAATCTTCCCTTAGTAAAAGTCTTACTTGAAGAGAAAGCCTTGTTGTGGATCTTTATATAAACCAGTTCTGTTTCTTGCACATCCCTTATTTGTTAGTCACATTCAGTGAACATGAAGAAGCACCGTCCAGAGGCAGGGTTTGTCTTTCCTTTGAATAAGCCAAcaatttgtgttcatttgaaTCCCCATGAAAATTCACAAAAATGTGCATACTGTTATATCGATCATGTCTTATTAACATGCAGAAAGCTTCATCAGGCCTTTGTTTGTCCTTAAAGGTGCAATATTTATGTATAAGAGCATGACTGCGTGTCTCCAGCTCTAATGTAGATGTTAATGCCCATGGTCCACAGttgaataataaacagatttttaaaaacatcttgTTTAACCATGTAAATGTGTAATCATTCATgtggtggtgtttattttaatgatcaTTAATAGAAGGAGTTTTGTGCAGCAGCAGCCAGTATCTTCTCTATAAAATAATCTGATGGTGGACATCATCTGTCCACTGATTCAGGTTAGAGTAGAGTCACATGAACACACCAGGAACACACCAAGAAATGTGATTTATCTTACTGCAGCAAAACCTGAGTGAGTGGAACACAAGGTCTTGGAAGCTCACAGAATGTCCAGAAGTTGTCGTGTGACCTCAGTAGCAGATCGGCCCTGACCATGAGATATCTTATACAAATGTACTCTGCTTCCTGAACAGCCCTTATTTGTTAGTCTCAATAGGCAAACTAGAAGAAGTGCTGTCCAGCCACAGGGTTTGTCTGCCTTTTGAATAAAGTCATTCACTGTGTAGGTTTGGTTTCCACTGAACAaccagagagaggaagaaaataaCCCCTACTGCATGGCACAGATTTGGGAAGATGTGATTCTAACACTGAAAGTCCTCATCAAAAGCGAGGCTTAATTACATTAATCAACTTATATTCTGTTATTTTGACCAGCtgcttattctttctttctttgtcctgcTGATGGTTTCAGAGGATTCAGTGACCTCTGGAGGCCAAAGTGTATTAAAGACATCGGTTagctataacactgtgagcagtgaccggtgaagtgaataagactgagtatctcctcatcatggcccctgttagtgggtgggatatattaggcagcaagtcaacattttgtcctcaaagttgatgttagaagcaggaaaaatggacaagtgtaaggatttgagtgagtttgaccaaaaggaccaaattgtgatggctagaccactggatcagagcatctccaaaactgcagctcttgtggggtgttcccggtctgcattggtcagtatctacaaatgtgtcctttgagtcctgtaagtatggaggcccatggaggccccacctcataacttacaggacttaaaggatctgctgctaacatcttggtgccagatcccacagcacccgttcagggatctagtggagtccatgcctcgaaagGTCAGGGCtactttggcagcaaaaggagaccaacagaatattaggcaggtggtcataatgttatggctgatcattgTATATTAGAATCAATTTCCTAAGCTAACTTAACCCTTAACTTCCTAAAGAACTATTCATGGAGGTCTCTGTCACACATCCTCTCTAACTCAGTTCTGTTCATGGACTCGAGGATTTGCTGATATTTCTATCGTCGACATTTTGACTCGTTGTATGCTGTATGATCTCCTGTCTATGGCTCTGGTCTTGTTTGCTCTCTGAATTTActctatgttttgttttttttttttgctctgaagCTTGTTTAAACCATGGAGTCTTCAGcatatgataaaaaaaaccctctgaaACAGCCGACTGAAAatgatgtttaattttttttttttaatttttaatgaatatttacagatattaCAGTATTAAGAGATAGAGAGGAAACTCCGagtgttaataaaaaaatgagtacaatattaattatttaattacctGACATATTAAATTACTACCTattaaataaactattaaatgaactgaatatattatttaaaaatggttATATCCACAAACTTTCTACTCCAGAGaaatttaaattaaagaaagagaTAAAAGTTAATAAGTTAAAAGAAATATTCCAGCAACATCATAGGGATTAAACCTCTAAACCTGAGCAGAAACTGAAGATCTGATCAGCTGAGAGATTTATTCAGACTAATAGATACATTTTAAAGATAAATATGTTCCAGCCCAAAACAACATTCTTACAAAAAAGATGACTAAAGACTTTTGaaataaggaaaataaaaaagagaataaaagaatgaaGCACTACACATCTCTGTTTAATATACAGACCTGTTACTAAACTATTAAAACTAAACGTTACCCTTGATTCTCTTGATTTAAGTAGATTTACAGTAATGTGAGTAAGTGAATAGATAATTAAAATTCTAGCACGACAGTATACTCTTCACAGGTCATCCTTTTTATTGTGGAAGATCTGTCCATCTGGCCGAACTCTCCAGCTCACTGTGGTGTTCTCCATCACGCCATTTTCCTTCAGCTTTTTCTTGATCTGAAGAACAGAATCAGGATTTAATTTGCTAAACGCTACTGATACTCAACGATAAAGCCCTGCCTCGTCTTATTTATGTTTACGGTCTGCTTCATGGTTTGAGCTTCAGTGCTTTCTGTTTTCATTACAATCgtgataaatgaatcatttttgaGGAGTCCAGAGCTCTGACGCAGCAGAGATGCTTGAAATGGTTGAATGGTCATGTAAATAAGGGAGGACTCGCTCCTACTCCGATCACTGCAGAaagttttaaatgattaaaggtGGAGGCAAAGGCGGGGGCAGATGTGACGCTTCGGAGGCAAATTAGAGAGAAAACATTGCTTACTTAATAAAATTGCTATTGTGGTAAAAAATATCGATGTATACTGAAAAAGATATTTCTGTTACGTTGAACACAGTTTCAGAGACGTCCTGAGACTCACCTGCTCTAAAATAGCCGACTGTACAGCAGGATCTAACACACTGCCATCAGACTTCACCTGTAGCGTCATTACCTGCCGTTCCTTCACCGGTAGAACTGAGGAGCAAAGTGGAAAATCATCACTGTTTCTGACGTAATGCTGAGGTTTACAGAAGTCATGTGACTGCTACTGGTTTGTTCAAGCACATGTTTGGaccattgttttttttgcagtgttggAACTGTGATGAAACAGAACAAACAGACACCTGATGGTGTTTGACTCAAATTCGATTAGACATGATCATGAGACACATGTAAAAACTGTGGGATTATTGACATGAATATTGGATGTTTCTGTAGCTGTATGCTAAACAGAAATGCAGATTTGTTTGGAAGCTAATTTCCttcaaaaccaacaaaaagacTCACAACAGACTGACAGTAGAAACCAAGTAAATAAAAGACTTACGAGTGTGACAGATGACGTAATAAA
This portion of the Hemibagrus wyckioides isolate EC202008001 linkage group LG29, SWU_Hwy_1.0, whole genome shotgun sequence genome encodes:
- the LOC131349362 gene encoding C-type mannose receptor 2-like — encoded protein: MKLVLFLLCFSAAASKPPVRHTYHVVMTKASWTDAQSYCRGMYSDLATIVTKKDLMRLKKELESNNLTSSAWIGLYNDIDSWRWSLNDLKNTVLQKWKPHEPNNEGGNQSCAIIDSQGYWYDEPCADPNPFICYSAGKTGADRFVGVSSPLMSWTEAQTYCRTFHTDLASAFNQTDNDLLQQVASTQGSSWMGLFRDTWKWSDGTIPTDLQWSSGQPDNYYRDEDCSAVYNRVFSDEACTNLYYFICHSFPPMWEQKIVRLQVKSDGSVLDSAVQSSILEQIKQKVKDQGMLMEAAVSWRAQKDGKIFQKKNKNHP